In one window of Phyllopteryx taeniolatus isolate TA_2022b chromosome 23, UOR_Ptae_1.2, whole genome shotgun sequence DNA:
- the tmem179ba gene encoding transmembrane protein 179B, translated as MMMRMRIMAFTWLLVLELVLYASCFVCGIVTAASLTVVQGNFDGRCPLYGVVSYNSTANVLGVQASSSASLCYFVSAVSVTVAVVCFSLSLYWLHAICIDGVVRRERVWMNGAVIVCGVFLFFLLISGCMLKIGQDALCDSVTRGVPNVTSCEEAQTKKWVGPIKGENFYSGLRKAETAAWVNFFLWLFIGVLFIIQRRQTSGAKVLAGSTDGAAGETEPFFNCPARPQ; from the exons atgatgatgaggatgaggataaTGGCGTTCACTTGGCTGTTGGTGCTGGAGTTGGTGCTGTACGCCAGCTGCTTCGTCTGCGGGATTGTCACCGCCGCGTCCCTCACCGTCGTTCAG GGTAATTTTGATGGCCGCTGCCCGCTCTATGGAGTTGTGAGCTACAACTCGACCGCAAACGTCCTCGGGGTTCAGGCGTCCAGCTCCGCCTCCTTGTGCTACTTCGTTTCGGCCGTCTCAGTCACGGTGGCCGTGGTGTGCTTCTCGCTGTCCCTCTACTGGTTGCACGCCATCTGCATCGACGGCGTCGTTCGCAG GGAGCGCGTGTGGATGAACGGGGCGGTGATCGTGTGCGgcgtcttcctcttcttcctgctCATCTCGGGCTGCATGCTCAAGATCGGACAGGATGCGCTTTGCGACTCCGTGACGCGCGGCGTTCCCAACGTCACCAG CTGCGAGGAGGCCCAGACGAAGAAGTGGGTCGGTCCGATCAAGGGCGAGAATTTCTACAGCGGCCTACGAAAAGCAGAG ACGGCCGCGTGGGTCAACTTCTTCCTCTGGCTCTTCATCGGCGTGCTGTTCATCATTCAGAGGCGCCAGACCTCGGGGGCAAAGGTGCTCGCGGGAAGCACGGACGGGGCGGCCGGCGAGACGGAGCCCTTTTTCAACTGTCCCGCGAGGCCTCAATGA